In Amycolatopsis sp. EV170708-02-1, the following are encoded in one genomic region:
- the mshC gene encoding cysteine--1-D-myo-inosityl 2-amino-2-deoxy-alpha-D-glucopyranoside ligase — protein MQTWSSVDVPRIPGTPRPLRLHDTATGQIRPTAPGPTARMYVCGITPYDATHLGHAATYLTFDLVNRLWRDAGHEVHYVQNVTDIDEPLLERAERDKDDWVVLGMRETALFREDMTALRVLPPRQFVGAVESIPEIVEVIAKLLANGSAYRADDAEYPDIYFDHNATGHFGSESNYDAETMAKFFAERGGDPDRPGKQHPLDALLWRMARPGEPSWESELGAGRPGWHIECSAIAVNRLGLGFDVQGGGSDLIFPHHEYSAAHAEAVAGDRPFARHYVHAGMIGLDGEKMSKSRGNLVFVSRLRADKVDPGTIRLALFAGHYREDRPWTTQLQTDAEARLARWREAVSLGTGPAAEDTVARLRDHLTDDLDTPKALAAVDAWVEQALNRSGTDPAAPGLIRNAVDALLGIEL, from the coding sequence ATGCAGACTTGGTCATCGGTCGACGTGCCCCGTATCCCCGGCACCCCCCGTCCGCTGCGGCTCCATGACACCGCGACGGGACAGATCCGTCCCACCGCGCCCGGGCCCACCGCCCGGATGTACGTCTGCGGCATCACGCCGTACGACGCCACCCATCTGGGGCACGCGGCCACGTACCTGACGTTCGACCTGGTGAACCGCCTGTGGCGGGACGCCGGGCACGAAGTCCACTACGTGCAGAACGTGACGGACATCGACGAGCCCCTGTTGGAGCGCGCCGAGCGGGACAAGGACGACTGGGTCGTCCTCGGCATGCGCGAGACGGCACTGTTCCGCGAGGACATGACCGCGTTGCGGGTGTTGCCGCCGCGGCAGTTCGTCGGGGCCGTCGAGAGCATCCCGGAGATCGTCGAGGTGATCGCCAAGCTGCTGGCCAACGGCAGCGCCTACCGCGCGGACGACGCGGAGTACCCGGACATCTACTTCGACCACAACGCCACCGGGCACTTCGGCTCCGAGTCGAACTACGACGCCGAGACGATGGCCAAGTTCTTCGCCGAACGCGGCGGCGACCCGGACCGTCCCGGCAAGCAGCACCCGCTGGACGCGCTGCTGTGGCGGATGGCGCGCCCCGGCGAGCCGTCGTGGGAGTCCGAACTGGGCGCGGGCAGGCCCGGCTGGCACATCGAGTGCAGCGCGATCGCGGTCAACCGGCTCGGCCTCGGCTTCGACGTCCAGGGCGGTGGCTCGGACCTGATCTTCCCCCACCACGAGTACAGCGCCGCGCACGCGGAGGCCGTCGCGGGGGACAGGCCGTTCGCGCGGCACTACGTGCACGCCGGGATGATCGGCCTCGACGGCGAGAAGATGTCGAAGTCGCGCGGGAATCTCGTGTTCGTCTCGCGGCTACGCGCCGACAAGGTCGACCCCGGCACGATCCGGCTCGCCCTGTTCGCCGGCCACTACCGCGAGGACCGGCCGTGGACCACGCAGCTGCAGACCGACGCCGAAGCGCGGCTGGCGCGCTGGCGTGAAGCGGTCTCGCTCGGCACCGGTCCCGCGGCGGAGGACACCGTCGCGCGCCTGCGGGACCACCTCACCGACGACCTCGACACGCCCAAGGCGCTCGCGGCCGTCGACGCCTGGGTGGAGCAGGCGCTGAACCGTTCCGGCACCGACCCGGCCGCGCCGGGCCTGATCCGGAACGCGGTCGACGCGCTGCTCGGCATCGAGCTCTGA
- a CDS encoding MerR family transcriptional regulator, giving the protein MGYPVGKVAALSGVTVRTLHHYDEIGLLSPSGRTAAGYRSYSDDDLDRLQRVLFYRELGFGLETIAKMIEDPGVDALEHLRRQRELLADRIGELTRMAESVERVIAAKEVGSVLTPEERFEVFGEFREPEGYAEEAVRRWGETPQWRAAAVPRSKEEWLEAEKAREDWVRRLLAVFDSGAPADSSPAMDLAEEHRRMLAAFMGDCDLTTHRELAGLYATEPVQLGFLVREPDQRPGLGEYIRDAVHANADRAAG; this is encoded by the coding sequence ATGGGGTATCCGGTCGGGAAGGTCGCGGCGCTTTCGGGCGTCACCGTGCGCACGCTGCACCACTACGACGAGATCGGCCTGCTGTCCCCGAGCGGGCGGACGGCCGCGGGGTATCGCAGCTACAGCGACGACGACCTCGACCGTCTCCAGCGCGTCCTGTTCTACCGGGAGCTCGGGTTCGGCCTCGAGACGATCGCGAAGATGATCGAAGATCCGGGAGTGGACGCGCTGGAGCATCTGCGGCGTCAGCGTGAGCTGCTCGCCGACCGGATCGGCGAGCTGACGCGGATGGCCGAATCCGTCGAGCGGGTGATCGCGGCGAAGGAAGTCGGGAGCGTGCTGACCCCGGAGGAGCGGTTCGAGGTCTTCGGCGAGTTCCGTGAGCCGGAGGGCTACGCGGAGGAGGCCGTCCGCCGGTGGGGTGAGACCCCGCAATGGCGGGCGGCGGCCGTGCCGCGGTCCAAGGAGGAATGGCTCGAAGCGGAGAAGGCCCGGGAGGACTGGGTCCGGCGGCTGCTCGCCGTGTTCGACTCCGGCGCGCCCGCCGACAGCTCCCCAGCGATGGACCTCGCCGAGGAACACCGTCGGATGCTCGCGGCGTTCATGGGTGACTGCGACCTCACGACGCACCGTGAGCTCGCCGGGCTGTACGCGACCGAACCGGTCCAGCTCGGTTTCCTGGTGCGTGAGCCGGACCAGCGGCCGGGCCTCGGCGAGTACATCCGGGACGCCGTCCACGCCAACGCGGACCGGGCAGCCGGATAG
- a CDS encoding ABC-F family ATP-binding cassette domain-containing protein has protein sequence MSLSLIAKDLVHSYGARVVLDGVNLTASAGQRLGLVGENGVGKSTLLRLLAGVEEPQGGEVLRGDDLGFLLQELPFPLTARFSDVIDDALAEIRRASARLDELTTVLARRPDDAAVLDEYGTVLEWAQAHDLWDADRRAEVVCAGLGLAGIDPARELGTLSGGQRSRLGLAALLIRRPGTLVLDEPTNHLDDAAMEFLEQHLASLTGVLVLSSHDRVFLDAVCTDIVDLDPALGGPTRYGGAYSGYLDRKRAERARWEQRYAEEQDELKELRESVAVTARNVAHNRPQRDNAKMLYDFKTGRVQKQISRRVRNAQLRLDELERDQVRKPPAPLRFQGDLTGEPGEGKTAISVRDIEIAGRLRLATLDVTTTSRLLITGGNGAGKSTLLSVLAGSLTPDSGTVLSGRGVRIGLLAQDVAFAEPEKTAQRTYAEALGEGAPPLRGLGLLAPRDLGTRVGALSVGQRRRLALALLIADPPEVLLLDEPTNHISLTLAEELFTALDSAPGAVVIASHDRWLRRDWSGDHLRLEAGRVAV, from the coding sequence ATGTCTCTTTCCCTGATCGCCAAGGACCTCGTCCACTCCTACGGTGCCCGCGTCGTCCTCGACGGCGTGAACCTGACCGCTTCGGCCGGGCAACGGCTCGGACTGGTCGGCGAGAACGGCGTCGGCAAGTCCACGCTCCTGCGGTTGCTGGCCGGGGTCGAAGAGCCACAGGGCGGCGAGGTGCTCCGAGGCGACGACCTCGGGTTCCTCCTGCAGGAGTTGCCTTTCCCGCTCACGGCGAGGTTCTCCGACGTCATCGACGACGCGCTCGCCGAGATCCGGCGAGCGTCCGCGCGGCTCGACGAACTGACCACGGTGCTCGCTCGGCGTCCGGACGACGCCGCCGTGCTCGACGAGTACGGCACGGTGCTCGAATGGGCCCAGGCACACGACCTGTGGGACGCCGACAGGCGCGCCGAGGTCGTGTGCGCGGGGCTCGGACTGGCCGGGATCGACCCGGCGCGCGAACTGGGCACGCTGTCGGGCGGCCAGCGGTCGCGGCTCGGCCTCGCCGCGTTGCTGATCCGGCGGCCGGGCACCCTCGTGCTGGACGAACCGACGAACCATCTCGACGACGCCGCGATGGAGTTCCTCGAACAGCATCTCGCGTCGCTGACCGGTGTCCTCGTGCTGTCGTCGCACGATCGCGTGTTCCTCGACGCGGTGTGCACCGACATCGTCGACCTCGACCCGGCACTGGGCGGCCCGACCCGCTACGGCGGCGCGTATTCCGGCTACCTGGACCGGAAACGGGCCGAACGGGCGCGCTGGGAACAGCGCTACGCCGAGGAGCAGGACGAGCTCAAGGAACTGCGTGAATCGGTAGCCGTCACCGCGCGCAACGTCGCGCACAACCGGCCGCAGCGCGACAACGCCAAGATGCTCTACGACTTCAAGACCGGGAGGGTGCAGAAGCAGATCTCGCGCCGGGTCCGCAACGCCCAGCTGCGGCTGGACGAACTGGAACGCGACCAGGTGCGGAAACCGCCCGCGCCGCTGCGGTTCCAGGGCGATCTGACCGGCGAGCCCGGCGAGGGGAAGACGGCGATCTCGGTACGGGACATCGAGATCGCGGGACGCCTGCGGCTGGCGACCTTGGATGTCACGACCACGTCGAGGCTGCTGATCACCGGCGGCAACGGTGCCGGGAAGTCGACGCTGCTGTCCGTCCTCGCCGGCTCCCTGACCCCGGACTCCGGGACCGTCCTTTCCGGACGCGGTGTGCGGATCGGCCTGCTGGCACAGGACGTCGCGTTCGCCGAGCCGGAGAAGACCGCGCAACGCACCTACGCCGAAGCCCTCGGCGAGGGCGCTCCCCCGTTGCGCGGGCTGGGGCTGCTGGCCCCGCGCGATCTCGGCACCCGGGTGGGCGCGCTGTCGGTCGGGCAGCGGCGGCGGCTCGCGCTGGCGCTGCTCATCGCCGACCCGCCGGAGGTCCTCCTGCTGGACGAGCCGACGAACCACATCTCGCTCACCCTGGCCGAGGAGTTGTTCACCGCGCTCGATTCCGCGCCGGGCGCCGTCGTCATCGCGTCTCACGATCGATGGCTGCGGCGGGACTGGTCAGGTGACCACCTGAGGCTCGAAGCCGGGCGCGTCGCCGTGTAG
- a CDS encoding TetR/AcrR family transcriptional regulator, whose product MARPKEFDERAAVGRAMDAFWARGYEGTSTQALCEATGLGRSSIYNTFTSKHALFMRALDHYAERGIAARTALFEEPRTGIERIRALFAYTIDEEVEHHGRGCLVVNTVAEFGERDPEIKARIDADTRRHLSLLSACAKEGQLDGTIDSGREPGAVAEFAHSTVAGLRLMSRRGADRAAMEAVAAIAVDAIAAK is encoded by the coding sequence ATGGCCAGGCCGAAGGAATTCGACGAGCGCGCCGCGGTCGGGCGCGCCATGGACGCGTTCTGGGCACGCGGTTACGAGGGCACGTCGACACAGGCCCTCTGCGAAGCCACCGGTTTGGGTCGCAGCAGCATCTACAACACCTTCACCAGCAAGCACGCGCTGTTCATGCGCGCGCTCGACCACTACGCCGAACGCGGGATCGCGGCCAGGACCGCCTTGTTCGAAGAACCCAGGACCGGCATCGAGCGGATCCGTGCCCTGTTCGCGTACACGATCGACGAAGAGGTCGAGCATCACGGCCGGGGCTGCCTCGTGGTCAACACGGTGGCCGAGTTCGGCGAGCGCGATCCCGAGATCAAGGCACGGATCGACGCCGACACCCGGCGGCACCTCTCCCTTCTTTCGGCCTGCGCCAAGGAAGGACAACTCGACGGGACGATCGACAGCGGTCGCGAACCCGGCGCCGTCGCCGAGTTCGCGCACAGCACCGTCGCCGGACTCCGGCTGATGTCCCGCCGCGGCGCCGACCGGGCGGCGATGGAGGCCGTCGCCGCCATCGCCGTGGACGCGATCGCCGCGAAGTAG
- a CDS encoding TetR/AcrR family transcriptional regulator: MPKRVDHEDRRRQIAAAVRRIAADRGLEGVSLNEVAAEAGISKGFVQHYFASRDDMLRFAATTLRGGVEERIAAPSEGELRARDLLVALLPLDDAGRDDALVANAFLVRALKDQEIAGHFRTGHGLLRDAVAALLAEAQADGDLAQSVDPAAEATLLLALVSGLGDAVLLGYQSGDEAIALIDLHLSRIAA; encoded by the coding sequence GTGCCCAAACGCGTCGATCACGAGGACCGGCGGCGGCAGATCGCCGCGGCCGTTCGCCGCATCGCGGCCGACCGGGGGCTCGAAGGGGTCAGCCTGAACGAGGTCGCGGCCGAAGCCGGCATCTCGAAAGGGTTCGTGCAGCACTACTTCGCGTCACGGGACGACATGCTGCGGTTCGCGGCGACCACCCTGCGAGGCGGAGTCGAGGAGCGCATCGCCGCCCCGTCCGAGGGCGAGCTTCGCGCCCGGGACCTGCTCGTCGCCTTGCTCCCCCTCGACGACGCGGGCCGGGACGACGCACTGGTCGCCAACGCCTTCCTGGTGCGCGCGCTCAAGGATCAGGAGATCGCCGGCCACTTCCGGACCGGCCACGGGCTGCTTCGCGACGCGGTGGCGGCGCTGCTCGCCGAAGCCCAGGCGGACGGCGATCTCGCCCAGTCCGTCGACCCGGCCGCTGAAGCCACCCTTTTGCTGGCGCTGGTTTCCGGCCTCGGTGACGCGGTGCTGCTCGGGTACCAATCCGGCGACGAGGCCATCGCCCTGATCGATCTCCACCTGTCGAGGATCGCCGCCTGA
- a CDS encoding VWA domain-containing protein gives MSFLPEGYSYGPWHDGPDPLAPPADLRDALDEIGRDVMAGASPRSALEELLRRGTPRTAGLDELTRRLWQRRSEIQRRHRLDGTLQEVQRLLDQALEAERRELFPDPDDDARFREAQLDALPPGTAAAVRELAEYDWRSREGRENYEKIRDLLGRELLDSRFEGMKEALRNAGPEQVEQANRMLADLNELLAAHAQGREDVPERFTEFMRQHGEFFPENPKNVEELIDVLAARAAAAQRMLNSMTPEQRAELAELSQQAFGDPRLAQQLSTLDAQLRALRPGEDWTSSERFRGDDPLGLGEGARAMSDLAELDALAEQLGQSYPGARLEDIDVDALRRQLGPDAGVDARRLSELDRELRRQGLFERAPDGTLRLSPKALRRLGQTALADVVNALRGKTGQRETESAGAAGEPTGATRPWRFGDMQPWDVSRTVRNSVLRSVSVGERSVRMDVADVEVIETEHRSRAAVALLVDTSWSMVQEGRWLPMKRTALALHQLISTRFRNDALQLITFGRYATSVELAELVGLEGAWEQGTNAHHALLLAGRHLRRHPDAQPVVLMVTDGEPTAHLEPDGSAEFDYPPQPRTLLKTLSEVDRLAKLGASTTVFRLGDDPRLTEFVDLLARRSGGRVVAPDLDGLGAAVVGDYLRTRRR, from the coding sequence ATGAGTTTCCTCCCGGAAGGTTATTCGTACGGGCCGTGGCACGACGGCCCGGATCCGCTGGCGCCGCCCGCGGATCTGCGGGACGCGCTCGACGAGATCGGCCGCGACGTCATGGCGGGCGCCTCGCCCCGGTCCGCGCTCGAAGAGCTGCTGCGGCGCGGCACCCCGCGCACCGCGGGTCTCGACGAGCTGACCAGGCGGCTCTGGCAGCGCCGGTCGGAGATCCAGCGGCGGCACCGGCTCGACGGCACGCTCCAGGAGGTCCAGCGGCTGCTCGACCAGGCGCTGGAGGCCGAGCGGCGCGAACTGTTCCCCGACCCGGACGACGACGCCCGTTTCCGCGAGGCACAGCTGGACGCGTTGCCGCCGGGGACGGCCGCGGCGGTGCGCGAACTCGCCGAGTACGACTGGCGATCGCGTGAAGGCAGGGAGAACTACGAGAAGATCCGCGACCTGCTCGGCCGTGAGCTGCTGGATTCCCGTTTCGAGGGGATGAAGGAGGCACTGCGGAACGCCGGGCCGGAACAGGTCGAACAGGCGAACCGCATGCTCGCCGACCTGAACGAGCTCCTGGCCGCGCATGCCCAAGGTCGTGAGGACGTCCCGGAGCGGTTCACGGAGTTCATGCGTCAGCACGGCGAGTTCTTCCCGGAGAACCCGAAGAACGTCGAAGAGCTGATCGACGTCCTCGCCGCTCGTGCCGCGGCCGCGCAGCGGATGCTGAACTCGATGACTCCCGAACAGCGCGCCGAGCTGGCCGAACTGTCCCAGCAGGCGTTCGGCGACCCCCGGCTCGCGCAGCAATTGTCCACTTTGGATGCCCAGCTGCGCGCGTTGCGCCCCGGCGAGGACTGGACCTCTTCGGAACGGTTCCGCGGCGACGATCCACTGGGCCTCGGCGAGGGAGCCCGGGCGATGTCCGATCTCGCCGAACTGGACGCGCTGGCCGAACAGCTCGGCCAGTCGTATCCCGGCGCGAGACTGGAGGACATCGACGTCGACGCGCTGAGGCGCCAGCTCGGACCGGACGCCGGTGTCGACGCGCGGCGGCTGTCCGAACTGGACCGCGAGCTCCGGCGGCAAGGACTCTTCGAACGCGCTCCCGATGGCACGCTTCGCCTGTCTCCCAAGGCTTTGCGGCGGCTGGGCCAGACGGCGCTCGCGGACGTCGTGAACGCGCTGCGCGGCAAGACCGGGCAGCGGGAGACCGAGTCCGCCGGTGCCGCGGGCGAGCCGACCGGCGCGACCAGGCCGTGGCGGTTCGGGGACATGCAGCCGTGGGACGTCTCCAGGACGGTCCGCAACTCCGTCCTGCGCTCGGTTTCGGTGGGGGAGCGATCGGTCCGGATGGACGTTGCCGACGTCGAGGTGATCGAGACCGAGCACCGGTCGCGCGCGGCGGTGGCGTTGCTCGTGGACACCTCGTGGTCGATGGTGCAGGAAGGCCGCTGGCTGCCGATGAAGCGGACGGCGCTCGCGCTGCACCAGCTGATCAGCACCCGGTTCCGCAACGACGCTCTCCAGCTGATCACGTTCGGCCGCTACGCGACATCGGTCGAACTGGCCGAATTGGTCGGTCTGGAAGGCGCTTGGGAACAGGGCACCAACGCCCATCACGCCCTGCTCCTGGCCGGACGGCATCTGCGGCGGCATCCCGACGCGCAGCCGGTGGTCCTGATGGTCACCGACGGCGAGCCGACCGCACACCTGGAACCGGACGGATCGGCGGAATTCGACTACCCGCCCCAGCCGAGGACGCTGCTGAAGACCCTGTCCGAAGTGGACCGTCTGGCGAAACTGGGCGCGTCGACGACGGTGTTCCGGCTCGGGGACGACCCGCGACTGACGGAGTTCGTCGACCTGCTCGCCCGTCGCTCCGGCGGCCGGGTGGTCGCGCCCGATCTCGACGGGCTCGGCGCCGCCGTGGTCGGCGACTACCTGCGGACCAGGAGGCGCTGA
- a CDS encoding alpha/beta fold hydrolase produces MKVGGFASSAARAEYEAVYERGLAALPAPAGVHDIQTAFGVARVYRFGQPGGTPIVLLPGRAGSAVMWEPNLAALLRHGEVYAVDLIGEPGRSEQTVPIRGGADQAAWLSTVLAELDLPSVHLIGYSFGGWLAANLAVRAPERLRSLTVIDPVLTFGGLTAGLVVRATLAAIPGVDRWARPSFLHWISGGAEVDATDPVARVIDEGMRTYRIALPSPRLFTDEQLRSLRMPVLALIAGRSVIHDPERAAARARELLARGQVELWPSATHAIAGESAAEVNTRVLKFLADCEADS; encoded by the coding sequence ATGAAGGTGGGCGGTTTCGCCTCGTCGGCGGCGCGAGCCGAGTACGAGGCCGTGTACGAACGAGGATTGGCGGCTTTGCCCGCGCCGGCCGGTGTGCACGACATCCAGACGGCGTTCGGGGTGGCGCGCGTGTACCGGTTCGGGCAGCCGGGCGGGACGCCGATCGTGTTGTTGCCCGGTCGCGCGGGCAGCGCGGTGATGTGGGAGCCCAACCTCGCGGCGCTGCTGCGGCACGGCGAGGTCTACGCGGTGGACCTCATCGGTGAGCCGGGCCGCAGCGAACAGACCGTCCCGATCCGCGGCGGCGCGGATCAGGCCGCTTGGCTGAGTACGGTGCTCGCGGAACTCGACCTGCCGTCCGTGCACCTGATCGGATACTCGTTCGGTGGCTGGCTCGCCGCCAATCTCGCGGTGCGGGCGCCGGAGCGGCTGCGGTCGCTCACCGTGATCGACCCCGTGCTGACCTTCGGCGGACTGACCGCGGGCCTGGTCGTCCGCGCCACCCTCGCCGCGATCCCCGGCGTCGATCGATGGGCCCGCCCTTCGTTCCTCCACTGGATTTCCGGTGGCGCGGAGGTCGACGCGACGGATCCGGTCGCGCGGGTGATCGACGAAGGTATGCGGACCTACCGCATCGCCCTGCCGTCACCCAGGTTGTTCACCGACGAGCAGTTGCGCTCACTGCGGATGCCGGTGCTGGCCTTGATCGCCGGGCGCAGTGTCATCCACGATCCGGAACGCGCGGCCGCCCGCGCGCGTGAGCTCCTGGCGCGGGGACAGGTCGAACTCTGGCCGTCGGCGACCCACGCCATCGCCGGTGAATCCGCAGCGGAGGTCAACACGCGTGTCCTGAAGTTCCTGGCCGACTGCGAAGCGGACTCGTGA
- a CDS encoding ATP-binding protein produces MNDVPANLPRTAGDLRAAGHLPRSINQELHDNLLAKLRDGEDAWPGIVGFSRTVLPQLERALLAGHDVVLLGERGQGKTRLLRTLAGLLDEWTPVIEGAELGEHPLDPITPESRRRAAELGDALPVTWRHRDERYTEKLATPDTSVGDLIGDVDPVKVAEGRSLGDPETIHFGLVPRAHRGIVAINELPDLAERIQVALLNVMEERDIQVRGYTLRLPLDVLLVATANPEDYTNRGRIITPLKDRFGAEIRTHYPLDVEAEIAVVRQEARLVAEVGEPLLEVLARFVRNLRESPAIDQRSGVSARFAVAAAETVGAAALRRSALTGEEPAVARPVDLDAVPAVLRGKLEFEPGEEGRETEHLVHLLRRAVAETARSRFAGLDLLPLADAVESGHLVATGERVPGKDVLAALPELPVLHDVAARAGVAPDEPAGRIAAAVELALESLFLSRRLAKDSDDSTTVYGR; encoded by the coding sequence GTGAACGATGTTCCCGCAAACCTGCCCCGGACCGCCGGGGACCTCCGCGCGGCGGGTCACCTGCCGCGGTCGATCAACCAAGAACTGCACGACAACCTGCTCGCCAAACTCCGTGACGGCGAAGACGCCTGGCCCGGGATCGTCGGCTTCTCGCGCACGGTGCTGCCTCAGCTGGAACGCGCGCTGCTGGCCGGGCACGACGTCGTCCTCCTCGGCGAACGCGGCCAGGGCAAGACCCGGCTGCTGCGGACCCTCGCGGGACTTCTCGACGAGTGGACTCCCGTCATCGAGGGTGCGGAGCTGGGCGAGCACCCGCTCGACCCGATCACCCCGGAGTCGCGCCGCCGCGCGGCCGAACTCGGCGACGCCCTGCCCGTGACCTGGCGCCACCGGGACGAGCGGTACACGGAGAAGCTGGCCACACCGGACACCTCGGTCGGTGACCTGATCGGCGACGTCGACCCGGTGAAGGTCGCGGAAGGCCGCAGCCTCGGCGATCCCGAGACCATCCACTTCGGACTCGTCCCGCGTGCCCACCGCGGCATCGTGGCGATCAACGAGCTGCCGGACCTCGCCGAGCGCATCCAGGTCGCGTTGCTGAACGTGATGGAGGAACGCGACATCCAGGTGCGCGGCTACACCTTGCGCCTGCCGCTGGACGTGCTGCTGGTGGCGACGGCCAACCCGGAGGACTACACCAACCGCGGCCGCATCATCACCCCGCTCAAGGACCGGTTCGGCGCCGAGATCCGCACCCACTACCCGCTCGACGTCGAGGCGGAGATCGCGGTCGTCCGGCAGGAGGCGCGGCTGGTCGCCGAGGTCGGCGAGCCGTTGCTGGAGGTGCTCGCGCGGTTCGTGCGGAACCTGCGCGAGTCGCCCGCGATCGACCAGCGGTCCGGTGTTTCGGCCCGGTTCGCCGTCGCGGCGGCGGAAACGGTCGGTGCCGCGGCGTTGCGCCGGTCCGCGCTGACCGGTGAGGAGCCCGCGGTGGCGCGTCCGGTCGATCTCGACGCCGTGCCCGCCGTCCTGCGCGGCAAGCTCGAATTCGAGCCGGGGGAGGAGGGACGCGAGACCGAGCACCTCGTGCACCTGCTGCGCCGGGCGGTCGCGGAGACGGCCCGTTCGCGGTTCGCCGGCCTGGACCTGCTGCCGCTGGCCGACGCCGTCGAGTCCGGGCATCTGGTGGCCACCGGAGAACGCGTTCCCGGCAAGGACGTCCTCGCCGCGCTGCCGGAACTGCCGGTACTGCACGACGTCGCGGCGCGTGCGGGTGTCGCGCCGGACGAGCCGGCGGGGCGGATCGCGGCCGCGGTCGAACTGGCGCTGGAATCCCTGTTCCTGTCGAGGAGACTCGCCAAGGACTCGGACGACTCGACGACCGTCTACGGCCGATGA
- a CDS encoding VC0807 family protein translates to MTARGKNPTLSLLLWDVALPLAAYYGLRLAGQSEQVSLLAGAGLAAARIAWVAVRDRSFDGFAALLAGVLGVGLVLSLVTGDANFLLLKESFATATAALVLLLSCFSRTPMVLVAVRAGSSAAKRAEIDRLGDEVPAFRRAFTRMSAVWGVALLLEAAIRVPLVYTLPADVMNALSVILLLAVIGGLSLWSVRYAERIQRKHAVAT, encoded by the coding sequence GTGACCGCGCGCGGCAAGAACCCCACGCTGTCGTTGCTGCTCTGGGACGTCGCGCTTCCTTTGGCCGCCTACTACGGGCTCCGGCTCGCCGGCCAGAGCGAGCAGGTTTCGCTGCTGGCCGGAGCGGGGCTGGCCGCGGCGCGGATCGCATGGGTCGCCGTCCGCGACCGGTCCTTCGACGGCTTCGCCGCGTTGCTGGCCGGTGTGCTCGGGGTCGGGCTCGTGCTCTCGCTCGTCACCGGTGACGCGAACTTCCTGCTGCTGAAGGAATCCTTCGCCACCGCGACCGCCGCGCTCGTGCTGTTGCTGAGCTGCTTCAGCCGCACGCCCATGGTGCTCGTCGCCGTACGGGCCGGTTCCAGCGCGGCGAAACGCGCGGAGATCGACCGGCTCGGCGACGAGGTCCCCGCGTTCCGGCGGGCGTTCACCCGGATGTCGGCGGTGTGGGGAGTGGCGCTGTTGCTGGAGGCCGCGATCCGGGTGCCGCTGGTCTACACCTTGCCGGCCGACGTGATGAACGCGCTCAGCGTGATCCTGCTGCTCGCCGTCATCGGCGGGCTTTCGCTGTGGTCCGTCCGGTACGCCGAGAGGATCCAGCGGAAGCACGCCGTGGCCACGTGA